A window from Physeter macrocephalus isolate SW-GA chromosome 11, ASM283717v5, whole genome shotgun sequence encodes these proteins:
- the OXA1L gene encoding mitochondrial inner membrane protein OXA1L, which yields MALGLMCGRRELLRLVRPQRQFHSVAGPRQWSRKALTAGLQFPAGRCCGRPHYVLLAAPGPRGLSTSAISFAEAQVRGPLTAVASPVAEHRLQTRRLSNHGSQAQPLRGM from the exons ATGGCGCTGGGGTTGATGTGCGGACGCCGGGAGCTTCTGCGCCTGGTACGGCCCCAGCGTCAG TTCCACAGCGTCGCAGGGCCCCGCCAATGGTCCCGGAAAGCACTGACAGCGGGGCTCCAGTTCCCAGCCGGCCGCTGCTGCGGGCGTCCGCACTATGTCCTCCTCGCGGCCCCAGGCCCCCGGGGCCTCAGTACCTCTGCCATCTCTTTTGCAGAAGCCCAG gtacgcgggcctctcactgctgtggcctctcccgttgcggagcacaggctccagacgcgcaggctcagcaaccatggctcacaggcccagccactccgcggcatgtag
- the LRP10 gene encoding low-density lipoprotein receptor-related protein 10: MLPAILLLLLGGAVAHPDRIIFPNPGCEDPPAVLLEVQGTLQRPVGRDSRSSPANCTWLILGSKEQTVTVRFQKLRLACGSERLILRSPIQPQISLCEAPASPLQLPGGNVTITYSYAGARAPMGQGFLLSYSQDWLMCLQEEFQCLNHRCVPLVQRCDGVDACGDGSDEAGCSSDPFPNLTLAPGPTPPCNHTLEDFYGVFSSLGYSHLASVSHPQSCLWLLDPHDGRRLAVRFTALDLGYGDAVHVYDGAGPPETLRLLRSLTHFSNGKAVTVETLSGQATVDYHTVAWSSGRGFNATYHVRGYCLPWDRPCGLGSGLGASEGLGERCYSEAQRCDGSWDCADGTDEENCPSCPPGHYPCGAAGTPGATACYLPADRCNYQTFCADGADERRCRHCQPGNFRCRDEKCVYETWVCDGQPDCADGSDEWDCSYALPRKVITAAVIGSLVCGLLLVIALGCTCKLYAIRTQEYSIFAPLSRTEAEIVQQQAPPSYGQLIAQGAIPPVEDFPTENPNDNSVLGNLRSLLQILRQDMTPGGASGTRRRQRGRSMRRLVRRLRRWGLLPRTSPPARTSETRSQVTPSAAPPETLDGSTGPAREGGAVGGQDGEQAPPLPVKAPLPPASTSPAFPTVPEAPGPLPAAPLEPSLLSGVVQALRGRLLPSLRPPGPTRAPAGPHTTVLSPEDEDDVLLVPLAEPGVWVVEAEDEPLLA, translated from the exons ATGCTGCCGGccatccttctcctcctcctgg GAGGCGCTGTGGCCCACCCAGACAGGATCATTTTCCCAAATCCTG gctGTGAGGACCCCCCGGCAGTGCTCTTGGAAGTGCAGGGCACCTTACAGAGGCCCGTGGGCCGGGACAGCCGCAGCTCCCCTGCCAACTGTACCTGGCTCATCCTGGGCAGCAAGGAGCAGACGGTAACGGTCAG GTTCCAAAAGCTGCGTCTGGCCTGTGGCTCAGAGCGCTTAATCCTGCGCTCCCCCATCCAGCCACAGATCTCCCTGTGTGAGGCACCTGCCAGCCCTCTGCAGCTTCCTGGAGGCAACGTCACCATCACCTACAGCTATGCTGGGGCCAGAGCACCCATGGGCCAGGGCTTCCTGCTCTCCTACAGCCAAG ATTGGCTGATGTGCCTGCAGGAAGAGTTCCAGTGCCTGAACCACCGCTGTGTGCCCTTGGTCCAGCGCTGTGACGGGGTCGATGCCTGTGGCGACGGCTCTGACGAGGCAGGTTGCAGTTCAGACCCCTTCCCCAACCTgaccctggcccctggccccaccccaccctgcaaTCACACCTTGGAAGACTTCTATGGGGTCTTCTCCTCCCTCGGATACTCACACCTGGCCTCAGTCTCCCACCCCCAGTCCTGCCTCTGGCTGTTGGACCCCCATGATGGCCGGCGCCTAGCAGTGCGCTTCACGGCCCTGGACCTGGGCTATGGAGATGCAGTGCATGTGTATGATGGCGCCGGGCCCCCCGAGACCCTCCGACTGCTGCGCAGCCTCACCCACTTCAGCAATGGCAAGGCTGTCACCGTGGAGACACTGTCCGGCCAGGCCACCGTGGACTACCACACAGTCGCTTGGAGTAGCGGTCGGGGCTTCAATGCCACCTACCACGTGCGGGGCTACTGCTTGCCTTGGGACCGACCCTGCGGCTTAGGCTCTGGCTTGGGGGCTAGCGAGGGCCTAGGCGAGCGCTGCTACAGCGAGGCACAGCGCTGCGACGGCTCATGGGACTGCGCCGACGGCACGGACGAGGAGAACTGCCCCAGCTGCCCACCTGGACACTACCCCTGTGGGGCCGCTGGCACCCCCGGTGCCACAGCCTGCTACCTGCCTGCTGACCGCTGCAACTACCAGACCTTCTGTGCTGATGGAGCAGACGAGAGACGCTGTCGGCACTGCCAGCCTGGCAACTTCCGGTGCCGGGACGAGAAGTGCGTGTATGAGACGTGGGTGTGCGACGGGCAGCCAGACTGCGCTGACGGTAGCGACGAGTGGGACTGCTCCTATGCCCTGCCCCGCAAGGTCATTACCGCCGCGGTCATTGGCAGCCTCGTGTGCGGCTTGCTGCTTGTCATTGCCCTGGGCTGCACCTGCAAGCTCTATGCCATTCGTACCCAGGAGTACAG CATCTTCGCCCCCCTCTCCCGGACAGAGGCCGAAATTGTGCAACAGCAGGCGCCTCCCTCCTACGGGCAGCTCATTGCCCAGGGCGCCATCCCACCTGTTGAGGACTTCCCTACAGAGAACCCGAATGAC AACTCCGTGCTGGGCAACCTGCGTTCTCTGCTACAGATCTTGCGCCAGGACATGACTCCAGGGGGCGCCTCAGGCACCCGCCGCCGCCAGCGGGGCCGCTCTATGCGCCGCCTGGTGCGCCGTCTCCGCCGCTGGGGCCTGCTTCCTCGAACCAGTCCCCCAGCCCGGACCTCTGAGACCAGATCTCAGGTCACACCTTCTGCTGCTCCCCCTGAGACCTTAGACGGCAGCACAGGTCCAGCCCGTGAGGGCGGGGCAGTGGGTGGGCAGGATGGGGAACAGGCACCCCCGCTGCCTGTAAAGGCTCCGCTGCCACCTGCCAGCACGTCTCCAGCCTTCCCCACTGTCCCCGAGGCCCCAGGGCCACTGCCTGCGGCGCCCCTGGAGCCATCACTGCTGTCTGGAGTGGTACAGGCCCTGCGAGGCCGCCTCCTGCCCAGCCTGCGGCCCCCAGGACCGACCCGGGCCCCAGCTGGACCCCACACAACAGTCCTGTCCCCAGAGGACGAGGACGATGTGCTGCTGGTGCCACTGGCTGAGCCCGGGGTCTGGGTGGTCGAAGCAGAAGATGAGCCACTGCTGGCCTGA
- the REM2 gene encoding GTP-binding protein REM 2 isoform X2, whose product MLEGGREEGDATRLKKPEKLLAGLDWGGPPPAPGAPRRRGSMPVPYKHQLRRAQAVDELDWPPQASSSGSSDSLGSGEAAPTQKDGIFKVMLVGESGVGKSTLAGTFGGLQGDSAHEPENPEDTYERRIMVDKEEVTLVVYDIWEQGDAGGWLQDHCLQTGDAFLIVFSVTDRQSFSKVPETLLRLRAGRPHHDLPVILVGNKSDLARSREVSLEEGRHLAGTLSCKHIETSAALHHNTRELFEGAVRQIRLRRGPNRAGGPQPEWGRPEGPAPPTRRESLTKKAKRFLANLVPRNTKFFKQRSRSCHDLSVL is encoded by the exons ATGCTGGAGGGAGGACGTGAAG AAGGAGATGCTACACGGCTGAAGAAGCCAGAGAAACTGTTGGCAGGGTTGGACTGGGGCgggccaccccccgccccgggggCCCCCAGACGAAGAGGCAGTATGCCTGTCCCCTACAAGCACCAGCTGCGGCGGGCCCAGGCTGTAGATGAACTTGACTGGCCACCTCAAGCCTCATCCTCTGGCTCCTCTGACTCCCTGGGCTCAGGGGAGGCAGCCCCCACCCAAAAGGATGGCATCTTCAAGGTCATGCTGGTGGGGGAGAGCGGTGTGGGCAAGAGCACCCTAGCAGGCACTTTCGGTGGTCTCCAGGGAGACAGTGCTCACGAGCCGGAGAACCCAG AGGACACCTATGAGAGACGCATCATGGTGGATAAGGAGGAAGTGACTCTAGTTGTTTATGACATCTGGGAACAG GGGGATGCAGGGGGGTGGCTGCAGGACCACTGCCTTCAGACGGGGGATGCCTTTCTCATCGTCTTCTCAGTCACCGACCGACAAAGCTTCTCCAAAGTTCCAGAGACCCTACTACGGCTCAGGGCTGGGAGGCCCCACCATGACCTGCCTGTCATCCTCGTTGGAAACAAGAGTGACCTGGCCCGCTCCCGGGAGGTCTCACTGGAGG AGGGCCGCCATCTGGCAGGGACACTGAGCTGCAAGCACATCGAGACGTCGGCCGCGCTGCACCACAACACGCGGGAGCTCTTCGAGGGAGCGGTGCGCCAGATCCGGCTGCGGCGGGGCCCGAACCGCGCTGGGGGCCCGCAGCCCGAGTGGGGCAGGCCCGAGGGCCCCGCGCCGCCTACGCGCCGCGAGAGCCTCACCAAGAAGGCCAAGCGCTTCCTTGCCAACCTGGTGCCGCGCAACACCAAGTTCTTCAAGCAGCGCTCCAGGTCGTGTCACGACCTCTCCGTACTCTGA
- the REM2 gene encoding GTP-binding protein REM 2 isoform X1 produces the protein MHTDLDTDMDTDTETTALCPAGSHRASPPGTPTPEGDATRLKKPEKLLAGLDWGGPPPAPGAPRRRGSMPVPYKHQLRRAQAVDELDWPPQASSSGSSDSLGSGEAAPTQKDGIFKVMLVGESGVGKSTLAGTFGGLQGDSAHEPENPEDTYERRIMVDKEEVTLVVYDIWEQGDAGGWLQDHCLQTGDAFLIVFSVTDRQSFSKVPETLLRLRAGRPHHDLPVILVGNKSDLARSREVSLEEGRHLAGTLSCKHIETSAALHHNTRELFEGAVRQIRLRRGPNRAGGPQPEWGRPEGPAPPTRRESLTKKAKRFLANLVPRNTKFFKQRSRSCHDLSVL, from the exons ATGCACACAGACCTCGACACCGACATGGACACGGACACAGAAACCACAGCACTCTGTCCCGCCGGCAGCCACCGGGCCTCCCCGCCAGGGACGCCCACACCAG AAGGAGATGCTACACGGCTGAAGAAGCCAGAGAAACTGTTGGCAGGGTTGGACTGGGGCgggccaccccccgccccgggggCCCCCAGACGAAGAGGCAGTATGCCTGTCCCCTACAAGCACCAGCTGCGGCGGGCCCAGGCTGTAGATGAACTTGACTGGCCACCTCAAGCCTCATCCTCTGGCTCCTCTGACTCCCTGGGCTCAGGGGAGGCAGCCCCCACCCAAAAGGATGGCATCTTCAAGGTCATGCTGGTGGGGGAGAGCGGTGTGGGCAAGAGCACCCTAGCAGGCACTTTCGGTGGTCTCCAGGGAGACAGTGCTCACGAGCCGGAGAACCCAG AGGACACCTATGAGAGACGCATCATGGTGGATAAGGAGGAAGTGACTCTAGTTGTTTATGACATCTGGGAACAG GGGGATGCAGGGGGGTGGCTGCAGGACCACTGCCTTCAGACGGGGGATGCCTTTCTCATCGTCTTCTCAGTCACCGACCGACAAAGCTTCTCCAAAGTTCCAGAGACCCTACTACGGCTCAGGGCTGGGAGGCCCCACCATGACCTGCCTGTCATCCTCGTTGGAAACAAGAGTGACCTGGCCCGCTCCCGGGAGGTCTCACTGGAGG AGGGCCGCCATCTGGCAGGGACACTGAGCTGCAAGCACATCGAGACGTCGGCCGCGCTGCACCACAACACGCGGGAGCTCTTCGAGGGAGCGGTGCGCCAGATCCGGCTGCGGCGGGGCCCGAACCGCGCTGGGGGCCCGCAGCCCGAGTGGGGCAGGCCCGAGGGCCCCGCGCCGCCTACGCGCCGCGAGAGCCTCACCAAGAAGGCCAAGCGCTTCCTTGCCAACCTGGTGCCGCGCAACACCAAGTTCTTCAAGCAGCGCTCCAGGTCGTGTCACGACCTCTCCGTACTCTGA